TTGTCAATCTGACCCTTGACCGCACGGAACAGCATGTACAGCGGTTCGCCGGCGCACTCCTTCAGGAACTTGTACAGCAGAAACGTGAACCAGGCGGACAGCATCTTTTCCGCGACCGATTCGGTACggcgcagcagcagcttcgGGTGCGATTTGCCATCGATGCACTTCTCGATCAGCTCGGCGAGCAGCGTCTTCAGGATGTCGGTGCAGTACTCGAGCTTGCTCTGCAGCGTCACCATGATCAGCGAGGCAACGTTGACGCGCTCGCGCATCGAGAAGTACCGGTTGCTTTCGAGCGTCCGGATGAAAAGCAACAGGAATGTCTTGTTCATAACGAGCTGCCCGAACAGCCGCAGGCCCTTCTCCTTGCGCAGCAGTTCCGGTTTTTCCCACTGCAGCACCACATGGTCGTCGTGGTTCGGGAAGAGAATCTTCATCGCGTACGTACGGTAGTCCAGGTACGGTATGCCGCCGGACGTGATGTCCCCACCGAGATCGGTCATTTCCGTTTGCAGCTCCGCGAACGCTTCCTTGCATTCGGCAGCGACACGCAGCTCGAGAATGTCCATCTGCTCCTGCATGTTCTTCAGCACGCGATTGTTCTCGCTCGTCTTCTTGCGGTACGCAATCACCAGCGCGACAAACACGAAGAAGAACAGTGCGATTGCTATCACCACGCTGAACGTCACCGCATTGCTGCTGAAGCTCGGCAATATGCCGGCCGACGTGTACACCATGTAGCCGATATCGAACTGCAGCGAATTGCCGACAATCACCTTCACGTGCACCTTCTTCGCGTCCGGGTTCTTCGGCGGCAGACAGGTAACCTGCTGGCGCGACATCGACGTTATGTTGCAAATGCCGTGATCGCCGATCTTCACCACCACGTCGCTGTACTTGCACGCCCGGTCAATGTTGCGCCCGTTGATGTTCAGGTACTCGCTGTTGAAGTACTTCACCTCGTCGAACGGCTGGTAGGTCGGGTTCGGGTACAGCTCAAAGTAGCTGCCCCATTGGGACGATAGGTTGCGCACCGTCATCACATCGTTCATGATGAATCCGTACTCCAGGTTGATCGGGTCGTCCGACTCCCCGAACGGGTCCTCCTCCTGCAGATCAATCTTCGGCGAGTAACACTCCATCAGCTGCGGATTGATGATGTTACACTCGTTCAGCGAAATTTGCCCATTGTAGTAGACGTAGATCTGGGGTCGCTGAATCGAGCCAAAGTTACGACCAtgtaccgccatcttgatacCACCCGCCGGTATTCCTGTGACCGCAGAATCGGAAGAAATGCAcagttaataaataatgtgATGATTCTAGATGACCTTACGTCACAATGGCAGCAGTAGTAGGGGTTACAATAGCGGATGCATTGTAGATAATAGGAGTGACTGATTGGAGTGGTTTTATCATACGAGTTCCCAATGCAATTAGCTGTAATTCTATTTCTGTATCGTAATTCTAGCAACTCTGCATTGCGTACATAAACAAGTAAAGCGTTATCAGTTGATTTCGTTTCTGCAAAACACAGCTGTCAACATCACCCAGTGCGAAGACATTTGGCTTTGTGTCAGTAGAATATAAGCAACCCGGAGTCTCCTCTATTTTTTtacggaaaaaggaaaattcctCACAACATTATAAGATAAAGCTGAGGATAAAGGGTAAAGAGATCTCGAAAGTCACCTAATAGACCTAATAACAGAAGGCCGCCATGACCTTAGGTCAACTGTCAGCTTCAGTTGTCAATGTCAATGTCAAATTATGCATGGAATCGTATTTCCCCGATCCATAAGGGCTTTATGCCCTGCTTAAATAAGCTAAACAATATTGGAAACTCTTGCAGAAACATCATAAGCACCACAATTCTCCAGAGTAACCCACACAATACGCTTACCTTTAGCCGTTTTGCTCTCCCCGGAAGACACCAGCTCAATCCACGGGTCGGGAACATACTCGAACAGGTCACCGTTCAGCTCGCGCACACCATTATCGAACACCATCTTCAGCTTGCCCTGCATCGGGCTCGGTACAGCGGTCGTCCGGCACGTCGCCTCACGGTCGTTCGTACTCAGTATCTCGCACGGATGCTGGTCGAGGAAGGCACGGACCCGGCTGCCCGTGTTCAGGTACCGGCCCATAATCTTGATCGTCGTACCGCCCGATATCGGTCCATGTTTCGGCTCGAAGTTTTCAATCTCCGGATCGACAAACTCAAAATCGTTCGCCGACTCGCCCCGGAAGTCCGATATCTGCACCACGACCCGGCCCGACCGGTGCGACTTAACGCCCGGTCCGTCCACGCTGCACACGATCTCCTTCGTCTGCACGTACAGCTCCCGGAACGGCATGCAGTCGATGCCGGCGATCTTGATACCACCGTACACGTCCTTGAACTTCTTGCCGAGATTGATGCCGCGGATCGTAATGTTGGTGCCACCTTCCCACGGGCCCGTTTTGGGATCGAACGAGTGGATTTCCGGGTTCGGGCAGGTTTGCTGATTGTTCAACCAGTCGGTTTTGTTCTGGCCCTCCACCTTGCCGGAGATGCCACACTGGTCCTCCACCTCGCACGTGTTGGACGACGAACACCAGCCACATTTGTACTTTTCCTCCAGCGCCAAACAGACACCGCAGCTGTCGGACATATCCCGGCAGCGATAGATGACaactgcaaaaacaaaaaaacacgggaAGGGAGCAAATATTGGGATGAGCATATAACGTGTCAGACATCAGCTACTTACCATGGATATTGTTCGGATTGTCCAACGGCTTTGAACCGCCCCAGATGACCGCAAACGTTGCGTTCAGCTTGGACGTTTTCGCCGTGTAGGTGAACTCCATCTCGTCGCAGTAGATCGTGTCGCCCAGCAGCTGTGCATTGACGCTCGTCACCCTACCCTCGACGTTGAATTGACACACGAAGCGCGTCTGCACGATGAATTGACCGATGATATGTACCTTCACCCGGACGGACTTTTTCGAACCGGCCGGCACGAGTATCTCCGAACCGTCCCCGGTAACGTTGATCGTGGGACAGAAGCCGGGCCCGGACCGGTAGCTGGGCCCGATGCGGCTAATGCCGGTCACCAGGATGTCGTTGCGGCAGTTTTCCGCCGTATCGTGCGTGCAGCGGTGCGCTTCCACGCACCAATCGCACGGGAATTTCGACGAGACGCACTGCGTGCAGGACAGATGGGTGCTGCAGTCGAAAAAGGTAAACGTCGTCGAAACGATGTCCGGCCCCTGGGACGTTTTGATTGAGAGTGTTGCGTTAAAATGGTCtgaaaattacaaacagaaaaaaacacataaattagcatccaaaaatataacaaaaaaatgttacgtgccgaaaaaccgaaaaacacTCACTTTCGCCATATCCAATCTGTGGCAACAGGTCCGTCCGTGGGGTGGTACAGTTGACGCCGTTACGCTTCTTCGTCGCGTTCGTGATGATCGGTTTTTCCATGTTCGCGAACGTGAACGCGCACACGAGCGGTTCCTTCAGGTTCGGCAGGTTTTCGATAATGAGCTCGAGCGTCCGTGCGGTGGTGCGCTGCAGCTGATGGGGCGTCACACTCGTAATGGTGGTACATTTGCCCGATTTGTAGCTTAACCACGACAGTGGATCCTTCGAGCTGTCCTGACATTCGTGCCGGCGGCTGCAGGTGTTTTCGAGCGAACACCAGCCACAGAACGGGTCCTTCGCCGACAGACAGGAATGGCAGGTCGTGTACACGGAGCAATCGTATATGCGGATCTTGAACAGCTTGTACTTGGACATCATGTACAGATCGTCGTTGGCCGGATCGAGATACATGTCCGGCTGGATCGGTGACCCAAGGTCGACGTTCATCATCGCGTACTGCATCGCGGACACGGACGATTCCATCACGATCTTCTTCAGCTGGCCCGTCTCGGTGCCGATAAACACGACGGTAAAGTTGGAAGTGGCCGTCACCGCGACCGAGGTCATGCGCTCCTCCGACAGGATAACCGCGAGCGAGGCAACCGCCTGTTCGCCACCGAGCGGCGAATTTACATCCAACCCGCAGAAATCTTCCCCGATCGTTTGCAGCTTCGTCGCGATGCAAGGCATGTTCTGCGAGATATAGTCCAAACCCCGCAAACCCTCACCGTTGTAACACATCTTGATGTTGTGCATAAACTTTTTCCGTATCGCCTTCAGCGAGTAAACGCACAGTGCCGACTGGTTCGCGTTCGGTGCATCAAACACCGCAAACAGCACATCGTCGTTCGTGGTGATCTCGAGACTGTGGGCCAACTCGTGGCCCGGTTTGCCAACGTACGCGGCACTGACCGTCTTAAACTTGGTGCCGTTCTTGCTCGTACAGTCGACCGGTATCTCCGTGTACGAGTGGTAGTGCGAATCATCCTGACAGATCCGTACCAGCTTCGTGATCCGCTCCTTCGATGCGTAGTGCGAGCTGCTCTTGTACTGCGTCGTGAGGAAGTAGGAGAACCGCTCCGAGCTGAACCCGTACACGTAGTTGATGATGTACGTTTCGCGCGCGTAATTGTTGACGAACAGGCGCGTGCCGGTCGTAACCGCGCTGGCCGCCAGCTGAAACAACCGGTCCCGGGCGAGGCTGCGCGACGACACCGCCGGTATTTCGCTGCGGTACGGCGAATTCCCAGTGAACGTGACCGCCACGTACAGCACGTTGTTCTCCGCGGACGCGAGCGGTGGACCGGGCGCGATAAACGCGACCGTACTGGCGTTGGCGGTGTTTGCCACCACCGCTTCCAGCACCTCCTGCTCGACGATGCTGATATTGTGCAGGTTGCGGATGTGACAGATGCCCTGAAACAGCGAACCGCACACGATCAGGTTCTTCGCGTTGCTGTCTATCAGCAGCATCTTGTTGACGTTGTCCATCGGCGTTTTGACCGCACCGCCCGGACACTCCAGTATCGTACACTGGTACGAATCGTTCTGCGGTCCGGTCGTCACGACCGTCAGGATGTTAAAATCGTTCGTTATCTGGTAGAGTTTGTTTACCGCTCCCACGTAAACCTGTGCGACACATTTTCGGGGGAAGTAGGGGaatgaattattattattatttatttcttattgctTGCCTCAAGGGCTGTACAATGACGTCTttgattacaaacaaaaataacgacAAGAAAATAGGATTGAGGAGACGAGACACATTAGGAAGAAGTAGACAGAACACGGGAACGGAAAGTAGAGAACGATACACTGTGGTCAAACAAATCACCCACGGAATTGAATTCAGATAGAATTCACATTTTCGGGGGAAGTAGGGGAATGAATGACAATTTCGAACAGGGGGGTGTGGAAATTTGGGTGACATTATACTTACATATCCGGTGCTTCTGTCCACCGCCAGGTGGTTGAGTGTAGAATTAAAAACTATTTGACTAACTAGTCGACTGCTAAGGTCTGTGGCATTGCTTCCCTTCGATGGGAAATTGTGATTGGCTTGCGGTTGGGCGCACAGTACgctgatgaggatgatgaggaCAATGCCGGTGCGCTGGAACCGCTCCATTGCTAAGATCGCTGCAAATAAAAtaggaaaattgtttgaaaaaaaaaaacccacacacacacacactcacacaatcaATTGGGAACAATAACTGCTGGCGGAAAATGTCGCACCATCGTGTGaccgcaacaaaacaaacacacaaaacccctTTTGTGCAAGCGGACAACAGCAAGCCCCCCCACTTGCTGGGAGATGTTTTTACACCGAGCAGGTGATATTGATAAGCCCGTCCAAACCGGGGTGAAAAACCAAAATGGACACCCAGTATCGCGCCTAGTAACCAGGAAGACCACCACCAACCCCTCCTCCCTCCCGTTTTCTTCcactctccccccccccccaccgccTCCTAGGCCGTGATGCGCGCAACAACCGGCAAAGTGGTTGAAGGAGGGCACAACGAGACGCATGCGCATCGGCACGGTAACCAATTTCGCCACACACAGTTACTGCGTCCTGTGCAAAGGGTGGAACTTACATCGTCCCGTAAACACCCACTCCTTCCCCCTTCCACCCAACCACCCACGCAACAACGAAAACCCGTGCATCCCGAGAAATGAACGCCGTTCTGCGGCGTTATCAGCCTGCGCCTTGGTATCCGCTGGTGTATCTAGAGTTCCATTTCTGTTTCTTCCTCGCCGATAGTGGTATCAgggaaaggcaaagaaaaaaacgaaacgaaatgcaCTCGAGGATGTTACTGCGGTGTTTGTAATGTTAGTTTTTGGGCTATTCCGATGCTTCTGAATTCGAGATGATTCGGGGACATTGCAGGACTGCGTCGTTCGACATCATTCGCATGACGTGATCAGCCCAAGCgcaaccacaaacacacagctgATAGACATTTGTCGTTGTGGCGTGAAATTCTTCCACTCTTAACGCCAACCGCCCGGTCTTGGCTTCTCCCCCTTTCGGGTGTCCTCAGTATttgagcagcagcagacgttTAGTACTTCCTCCTAATAGCGGCAGTTAGAATAGACGACGGTTTCCTGCATCTTCGCACTGCTTCGCTGGGTTAAACCGACTTAAGCAGCACACAAAGCTAATTGGACATGCCTCCGACAAAGGGAGAATGGAGGAGCAGCTGGGAAACATGTGTTCCGGATTTGTACCGTGTGGATGTCCTCTTTCGTGCTGGGTGCCATTGTGAAGGTTGATCGTTGCACACAcccgcgcgcgcgcgcgtctgTGTTGATGTGAGTTGATagggttgttgtttggttcatTGTAGACGTTGATAGCAGCTGCGTTAAGTGGTGGTTTAACTTTACACGCAATTTCGGTGTGGCAAACAAGCTTAGCGGCCGAAACCACATGTGCGCGACGAATGGATGCATTCCTCTAGCGTATGAGCACAATTCTTCGGTGATCGGTGCGTCATCGTTGGCACAAGTGTCCAATCATGCCGTTACGAAGTTTCTAGCCGATATGGTGAACTCATCGTACATATGCTGGAGGGGGCATGGGCTGGGGTTATTTTAGCAGGATTAGTAATGCACACGCTCACGCAATATCCATAAAACAGAAGCAACAACCAAACCCCCGGCGGGGGAGAGAAAGAACCATATGGAATATTCTGATTCTGGTTTCTGATTTTCTGGGGGAGATCTTGAGATCATCAGTCGCAGCATAATACCCGCAAGCGACCAACTGTTTGCCACTCGCTGTCCCCTTTTCGTGTCCTTCCGTCCGGTGGGTTTTCGCCGGTCAAGTTTTTTCTTGAAGATTTTTGGTCGCCATTCTGATAAGGTGTGTTGtcgattacaaaaaaaaaacacacacacacacacaagataAGGTAAACGCACGGGAGCGGATGTGTGCAATTGCTCAGGGGgggggcgttttttttttttgttgttgctgctggtctTACACCGGAAGTAAGGAAGTAACTGCAAAGCTTCTTCTACTCACGGCTTCTTCAATGCAAAAGGGCGGGTTAGGGGTAGGGTTTGATACCACCGACGGTTCCCGTGGGGATTCATTCAGTTTCTCTTTGtaatcacacaaacacacacacacacacagacatgtATAAACGCTAATGGTAAGGTGAAGATGTGGAAAGGGATGTAAGTGCGCCCACAGAATGCAACCAACGCAAACCCCTCTTCTTTACAGCCACAGACCTATACACAcatcaaaacacacaattacatacacaaaaatgcacgaaaaggaagaaatgGGATGGGTGGGTGGGGTGATtgatggagagagagagagagagatcacgccttttttttttttttaaaaaacttcTCTTCTGTACGTGGTCCCGTCTTCGGGCAGGAAAGGTTTCTACCAAAGGCCAGAAGTAACTTCTGGAGCGGCTGCCATTTTCGCCACACCAATGtaacgcgcgcgtgtgtgtgtgtgtgtgtgtgtgtatgtatgtgcgcGAGAAACGTCGTGCGTGTTTTTCCCTCCCTGGCACCCCTCTCCACCCCCCCTCCACTTCTTCAGCTTACTTTCGCGGTAtcctcttcttcctctttGTCTTACATCTCCAGTTACACGCATTTTACACAAATTCGCTCACACTGAATTTCATTctacacactctctctctctctctctctctctcactgaAGAACTCTTTCTCACCTTACCCTCCCTTAAatccaggttttttttttgtgcaaaacagGGCTACGCGCGCCCCGTCCACGCACATACAATGCAacgcgacacacacacaacctaCCAACCCTTAAGCTAACTATTTTACACTCGCGCTGCTCACCTTTCAAACACTTGGGGGGTACAAACGCGGCCTATTCTCACGCGAAAAATGACCGCGCGCGCTCACCAAACagtaacaactaactttgcacaCTTGCGTGCAGACATCCATCCACCACTTGCGGTTGGGGGAACGGTAAGGGCGAAATCCCCCGGTGGTAGGGACGAAGGGGATGTGGATGGGGGTGTAGATCAAAGAGCGCCTTCAAAAGAAAAGCCTTTTTTGAACTTCTGGGCAAAACCTTCGGGCGTACATGCTTGTCCCGGTAAGATTACAgccggacacacacacacactgccagATGCAAAGGACGTGCGGACGGATGTGTCCAAATGTGTCCAAACAAATCCCCTAAAACCACCCTGATACATCAGAAGCAATTGTGCTGTTACAGCGATTCTTTGCGGGCAAAGGAACAAATCAAAGAGTTGCAAATCAACTCTTTGAAGACTCTTTGAAGAAGTCTTCCCACACTACAGAGGGCAGATGCAGGTTTCCGGTGCGATATACCCACCGACCGGACAAAACAATTCGCCAGCGTACGGGATGCATCGGGGTGCTGTGGGTGGAAcatattttcctttcat
This window of the Anopheles moucheti chromosome X, idAnoMoucSN_F20_07, whole genome shotgun sequence genome carries:
- the LOC128307482 gene encoding plexin-A2 isoform X2; the protein is MERFQRTGIVLIILISVLCAQPQANHNFPSKGSNATDLSSRLVSQIVFNSTLNHLAVDRSTGYVYVGAVNKLYQITNDFNILTVVTTGPQNDSYQCTILECPGGAVKTPMDNVNKMLLIDSNAKNLIVCGSLFQGICHIRNLHNISIVEQEVLEAVVANTANASTVAFIAPGPPLASAENNVLYVAVTFTGNSPYRSEIPAVSSRSLARDRLFQLAASAVTTGTRLFVNNYARETYIINYVYGFSSERFSYFLTTQYKSSSHYASKERITKLVRICQDDSHYHSYTEIPVDCTSKNGTKFKTVSAAYVGKPGHELAHSLEITTNDDVLFAVFDAPNANQSALCVYSLKAIRKKFMHNIKMCYNGEGLRGLDYISQNMPCIATKLQTIGEDFCGLDVNSPLGGEQAVASLAVILSEERMTSVAVTATSNFTVVFIGTETGQLKKIVMESSVSAMQYAMMNVDLGSPIQPDMYLDPANDDLYMMSKYKLFKIRIYDCSVYTTCHSCLSAKDPFCGWCSLENTCSRRHECQDSSKDPLSWLSYKSGKCTTITSVTPHQLQRTTARTLELIIENLPNLKEPLVCAFTFANMEKPIITNATKKRNGVNCTTPRTDLLPQIGYGENHFNATLSIKTSQGPDIVSTTFTFFDCSTHLSCTQCVSSKFPCDWCVEAHRCTHDTAENCRNDILVTGISRIGPSYRSGPGFCPTINVTGDGSEILVPAGSKKSVRVKVHIIGQFIVQTRFVCQFNVEGRVTSVNAQLLGDTIYCDEMEFTYTAKTSKLNATFAVIWGGSKPLDNPNNIHVVIYRCRDMSDSCGVCLALEEKYKCGWCSSSNTCEVEDQCGISGKVEGQNKTDWLNNQQTCPNPEIHSFDPKTGPWEGGTNITIRGINLGKKFKDVYGGIKIAGIDCMPFRELYVQTKEIVCSVDGPGVKSHRSGRVVVQISDFRGESANDFEFVDPEIENFEPKHGPISGGTTIKIMGRYLNTGSRVRAFLDQHPCEILSTNDREATCRTTAVPSPMQGKLKMVFDNGVRELNGDLFEYVPDPWIELVSSGESKTAKGIPAGGIKMAVHGRNFGSIQRPQIYVYYNGQISLNECNIINPQLMECYSPKIDLQEEDPFGESDDPINLEYGFIMNDVMTVRNLSSQWGSYFELYPNPTYQPFDEVKYFNSEYLNINGRNIDRACKYSDVVVKIGDHGICNITSMSRQQVTCLPPKNPDAKKVHVKVIVGNSLQFDIGYMVYTSAGILPSFSSNAVTFSVVIAIALFFFVFVALVIAYRKKTSENNRVLKNMQEQMDILELRVAAECKEAFAELQTEMTDLGGDITSGGIPYLDYRTYAMKILFPNHDDHVVLQWEKPELLRKEKGLRLFGQLVMNKTFLLLFIRTLESNRYFSMRERVNVASLIMVTLQSKLEYCTDILKTLLAELIEKCIDGKSHPKLLLRRTESVAEKMLSAWFTFLLYKFLKECAGEPLYMLFRAVKGQIDKGPVDAITHEARYSLSEEKLIRQMIEFKVITVYASITQPPILCNNIEMIPTNTENIPVKVLDCDSIGQVKEKCLDTIYKAIPWSQRPRKEDLDLEWRTGATGRLILYDEDSTSKTDGEWKKLNTLHHYRVSEGSCLSLVPKESSIYNITLLGEKYSEKIHKYETLNISKFVSPSPPFSRAGSPMNVDLQENSLKYWHLVKHHDSDGSKEGERVNKMVSEIYLTRLLATKGTLQKFVDDLFETIFSTAHRGSALPLAIKYMFDFLDDQALLHGITDPEVVHTWKSNSLPLRFWVNLIKNPNFVFDIHKSNIVDSCLSVVAQTFMDSCSTSDHRLGKDSPSSKLLYAKDIPSYREWVERYYNDIRDMPAISDQDMNAMLAEESRLHTTEFNTNCALHELYQYAVKYNEQLTVTLEEDEFSQKQRLAFKLEQVHSIMSAE
- the LOC128307482 gene encoding plexin-A2 isoform X1 gives rise to the protein MERFQRTGIVLIILISVLCAQPQANHNFPSKGSNATDLSSRLVSQIVFNSTLNHLAVDRSTGYVYVGAVNKLYQITNDFNILTVVTTGPQNDSYQCTILECPGGAVKTPMDNVNKMLLIDSNAKNLIVCGSLFQGICHIRNLHNISIVEQEVLEAVVANTANASTVAFIAPGPPLASAENNVLYVAVTFTGNSPYRSEIPAVSSRSLARDRLFQLAASAVTTGTRLFVNNYARETYIINYVYGFSSERFSYFLTTQYKSSSHYASKERITKLVRICQDDSHYHSYTEIPVDCTSKNGTKFKTVSAAYVGKPGHELAHSLEITTNDDVLFAVFDAPNANQSALCVYSLKAIRKKFMHNIKMCYNGEGLRGLDYISQNMPCIATKLQTIGEDFCGLDVNSPLGGEQAVASLAVILSEERMTSVAVTATSNFTVVFIGTETGQLKKIVMESSVSAMQYAMMNVDLGSPIQPDMYLDPANDDLYMMSKYKLFKIRIYDCSVYTTCHSCLSAKDPFCGWCSLENTCSRRHECQDSSKDPLSWLSYKSGKCTTITSVTPHQLQRTTARTLELIIENLPNLKEPLVCAFTFANMEKPIITNATKKRNGVNCTTPRTDLLPQIGYGENHFNATLSIKTSQGPDIVSTTFTFFDCSTHLSCTQCVSSKFPCDWCVEAHRCTHDTAENCRNDILVTGISRIGPSYRSGPGFCPTINVTGDGSEILVPAGSKKSVRVKVHIIGQFIVQTRFVCQFNVEGRVTSVNAQLLGDTIYCDEMEFTYTAKTSKLNATFAVIWGGSKPLDNPNNIHVVIYRCRDMSDSCGVCLALEEKYKCGWCSSSNTCEVEDQCGISGKVEGQNKTDWLNNQQTCPNPEIHSFDPKTGPWEGGTNITIRGINLGKKFKDVYGGIKIAGIDCMPFRELYVQTKEIVCSVDGPGVKSHRSGRVVVQISDFRGESANDFEFVDPEIENFEPKHGPISGGTTIKIMGRYLNTGSRVRAFLDQHPCEILSTNDREATCRTTAVPSPMQGKLKMVFDNGVRELNGDLFEYVPDPWIELVSSGESKTAKGIPAGGIKMAVHGRNFGSIQRPQIYVYYNGQISLNECNIINPQLMECYSPKIDLQEEDPFGESDDPINLEYGFIMNDVMTVRNLSSQWGSYFELYPNPTYQPFDEVKYFNSEYLNINGRNIDRACKYSDVVVKIGDHGICNITSMSRQQVTCLPPKNPDAKKVHVKVIVGNSLQFDIGYMVYTSAGILPSFSSNAVTFSVVIAIALFFFVFVALVIAYRKKTSENNRVLKNMQEQMDILELRVAAECKEAFAELQTEMTDLGGDITSGGIPYLDYRTYAMKILFPNHDDHVVLQWEKPELLRKEKGLRLFGQLVMNKTFLLLFIRTLESNRYFSMRERVNVASLIMVTLQSKLEYCTDILKTLLAELIEKCIDGKSHPKLLLRRTESVAEKMLSAWFTFLLYKFLKECAGEPLYMLFRAVKGQIDKGPVDAITHEARYSLSEEKLIRQMIEFKVITVYASITQPPILCNNIEMIPTNTENIPVKVLDCDSIGQVKEKCLDTIYKAIPWSQRPRKEDLDLEWRTGATGRLILYDEDSTSKTDGEWKKLNTLHHYRVSEGSCLSLVPKESSIYNITLLGEKYSEKIHKYETLNISKFVSPSPPFSRAGSPMNVDLQENSLKYWHLVKHHDSDGSKEGERVNKMVSEIYLTRLLATKGTLQKFVDDLFETIFSTAHRGSALPLAIKYMFDFLDDQALLHGITDPEVVHTWKSNSLPLRFWVNLIKNPNFVFDIHKSNIVDSCLSVVAQTFMDSCSTSDHRLGKDSPSSKLLYAKDIPSYREWVERYYNDIRDMPAISDQDMNAMLAEESRVSLHTTEFNTNCALHELYQYAVKYNEQLTVTLEEDEFSQKQRLAFKLEQVHSIMSAE
- the LOC128307482 gene encoding plexin-A2 isoform X3 translates to MERFQRTGIVLIILISVLCAQPQANHNFPSKGSNATDLSSRLVSQIVFNSTLNHLAVDRSTGYVYVGAVNKLYQITNDFNILTVVTTGPQNDSYQCTILECPGGAVKTPMDNVNKMLLIDSNAKNLIVCGSLFQGICHIRNLHNISIVEQEVLEAVVANTANASTVAFIAPGPPLASAENNVLYVAVTFTGNSPYRSEIPAVSSRSLARDRLFQLAASAVTTGTRLFVNNYARETYIINYVYGFSSERFSYFLTTQYKSSSHYASKERITKLVRICQDDSHYHSYTEIPVDCTSKNGTKFKTVSAAYVGKPGHELAHSLEITTNDDVLFAVFDAPNANQSALCVYSLKAIRKKFMHNIKMCYNGEGLRGLDYISQNMPCIATKLQTIGEDFCGLDVNSPLGGEQAVASLAVILSEERMTSVAVTATSNFTVVFIGTETGQLKKIVMESSVSAMQYAMMNVDLGSPIQPDMYLDPANDDLYMMSKYKLFKIRIYDCSVYTTCHSCLSAKDPFCGWCSLENTCSRRHECQDSSKDPLSWLSYKSGKCTTITSVTPHQLQRTTARTLELIIENLPNLKEPLVCAFTFANMEKPIITNATKKRNGVNCTTPRTDLLPQIGYGENHFNATLSIKTSQGPDIVSTTFTFFDCSTHLSCTQCVSSKFPCDWCVEAHRCTHDTAENCRNDILVTGISRIGPSYRSGPGFCPTINVTGDGSEILVPAGSKKSVRVKVHIIGQFIVQTRFVCQFNVEGRVTSVNAQLLGDTIYCDEMEFTYTAKTSKLNATFAVIWGGSKPLDNPNNIHVVIYRCRDMSDSCGVCLALEEKYKCGWCSSSNTCEVEDQCGISGKVEGQNKTDWLNNQQTCPNPEIHSFDPKTGPWEGGTNITIRGINLGKKFKDVYGGIKIAGIDCMPFRELYVQTKEIVCSVDGPGVKSHRSGRVVVQISDFRGESANDFEFVDPEIENFEPKHGPISGGTTIKIMGRYLNTGSRVRAFLDQHPCEILSTNDREATCRTTAVPSPMQGKLKMVFDNGVRELNGDLFEYVPDPWIELVSSGESKTAKGIPAGGIKMAVHGRNFGSIQRPQIYVYYNGQISLNECNIINPQLMECYSPKIDLQEEDPFGESDDPINLEYGFIMNDVMTVRNLSSQWGSYFELYPNPTYQPFDEVKYFNSEYLNINGRNIDRACKYSDVVVKIGDHGICNITSMSRQQVTCLPPKNPDAKKVHVKVIVGNSLQFDIGYMVYTSAGILPSFSSNAVTFSVVIAIALFFFVFVALVIAYRKKTSENNRVLKNMQEQMDILELRVAAECKEAFAELQTEMTDLGGDITSGGIPYLDYRTYAMKILFPNHDDHVVLQWEKPELLRKEKGLRLFGQLVMNKTFLLLFIRTLESNRYFSMRERVNVASLIMVTLQSKLEYCTDILKTLLAELIEKCIDGKSHPKLLLRRTESVAEKMLSAWFTFLLYKFLKECAGEPLYMLFRAVKGQIDKGPVDAITHEARYSLSEEKLIRQMIEFKVITVYASITQPPILCNNIEMIPTNTENIPVKVLDCDSIGQVKEKCLDTIYKAIPWSQRPRKEDLDLEWRTGATGRLILYDEDSTSKTDGEWKKLNTLHHYRVSEGSCLSLVPKESSIYNITLLGEKYSEKIHNRAGSPMNVDLQENSLKYWHLVKHHDSDGSKEGERVNKMVSEIYLTRLLATKGTLQKFVDDLFETIFSTAHRGSALPLAIKYMFDFLDDQALLHGITDPEVVHTWKSNSLPLRFWVNLIKNPNFVFDIHKSNIVDSCLSVVAQTFMDSCSTSDHRLGKDSPSSKLLYAKDIPSYREWVERYYNDIRDMPAISDQDMNAMLAEESRLHTTEFNTNCALHELYQYAVKYNEQLTVTLEEDEFSQKQRLAFKLEQVHSIMSAE